Proteins encoded in a region of the Burkholderia ubonensis subsp. mesacidophila genome:
- a CDS encoding DUF3396 domain-containing protein codes for MTKDELIAWANDPNRAGTLPFGAFEPKHQRAIVGAALAVRAVIYFKGGHAPAKRKALSACFQRYTDALLTYQRAAEKAAGRDPSKGSPLRWLYQDGKQPVEFEKGPSFASLATSIPADAPFVLALSNAEDKQEAGTMEFSTFCLEDWQASMNRGIDVATFSVPQAFLTLCPDVFQALFAQAVDELDVVHGHAGYAANLSLLQRGPNEASEYFWARKFGPGLDVGDPMRRNLRRLTDHIKTVDWLTAINADLVRELGGVDKLGLPPDWFRKQRYDDDGLIIQAGVAPQTGIAGEPGHPPEPPPAYVLLNSALRPIIADALGTLQTGTATSTAPLLNTQVATEAWLRRLDVEPDRINEYWVELHKTPKLPAAGT; via the coding sequence ATGACGAAGGACGAACTGATCGCGTGGGCCAACGACCCGAACCGAGCGGGCACGCTTCCGTTCGGCGCATTCGAGCCGAAGCACCAGCGGGCGATCGTAGGCGCGGCCCTCGCCGTGCGTGCCGTTATCTACTTCAAGGGCGGCCACGCGCCGGCCAAACGCAAGGCGCTTAGCGCCTGCTTCCAGCGGTACACCGATGCGCTGCTGACTTATCAGCGCGCGGCCGAAAAGGCCGCCGGCCGTGACCCGTCCAAAGGCTCTCCGCTGCGATGGCTGTACCAAGATGGCAAGCAGCCGGTTGAGTTCGAAAAGGGGCCTTCGTTCGCCTCCTTGGCGACGAGCATCCCGGCTGATGCTCCGTTCGTACTGGCCCTCTCTAACGCGGAGGACAAACAAGAGGCCGGCACGATGGAATTTTCGACTTTCTGTCTCGAGGACTGGCAGGCGTCGATGAACCGAGGCATCGACGTCGCGACGTTTTCTGTGCCGCAAGCTTTCCTGACGCTCTGTCCGGACGTGTTCCAAGCGCTCTTCGCGCAAGCTGTCGACGAGCTTGACGTGGTGCACGGGCACGCGGGATATGCCGCGAACCTGTCGCTGTTGCAGCGGGGCCCGAATGAGGCGTCGGAATATTTTTGGGCGCGGAAATTCGGCCCTGGTCTGGACGTCGGCGACCCGATGCGACGGAACCTCCGCCGGCTCACCGATCACATCAAGACGGTGGACTGGTTGACGGCAATCAATGCCGATCTCGTGCGGGAACTGGGGGGAGTAGACAAACTGGGCCTGCCACCGGACTGGTTCCGCAAGCAGCGCTACGACGACGACGGCCTGATCATTCAGGCTGGCGTTGCGCCGCAGACGGGTATTGCAGGCGAACCAGGCCATCCTCCTGAGCCCCCGCCTGCGTATGTGCTGTTGAACAGCGCTCTGCGTCCGATCATTGCTGATGCGCTCGGCACGTTACAAACCGGGACGGCGACTAGCACCGCTCCCCTGCTGAACACACAGGTTGCGACCGAGGCTTGGCTTCGTCGGCTTGATGTCGAGCCAGACCGTATCAACGAATATTGGGTCGAACTGCACAAGACGCCCAAACTCCCGGCAGCCGGGACGTAG
- a CDS encoding ADP-ribosylglycohydrolase family protein, whose protein sequence is MRQNLPVNQTSGVPVSSVLENAIVNSALWAAAGDALGWITELADSRAVRRRAGAEMVHEPIEWKRKIGGVSGAQVTLPAGTYSDDTQLRLAVSRAIRGDGTFDVELFAKVELTVWPAYALGAGRGSKAAAANLAKRDVNWFSNFFSSGDRRTYIEGGGNGAAMRIQPHVWKWGAGTAREYLTDVIRDSLTTHGHMLGVCGAVFHADCLSFALRNREVPGPEEWMRFVDGWADIEDIVNEDYQLGRFWLSAWEQASNVKLRAAIESVSKETQQYILKLRELSPNWGRTYSECLKIVDGFGSRQGAGTNTALAAAFLGWTGQDAPAADVLRCAANTLGSDTDTIGTMVGAMLGAVSQEEPSWHIQDRDYIASQARRMAALARGEGDSSFAYPDLIDWQPPATQSDAVAEVNGRPALAGLGYLDSRGSSWKSGDFAYEWFALEFGQTVLCKRRAKALKPMDEKLMPPVTMESAVPTTLIAKDTSSFERGAKFARDERVLPERQPHIENKSPSQRTNTHARPTRDLFDEVAPPSAQQPQPQLVEKDLANASPEKTLPYDLDALTDVAIRSGFDPTVIGECLLKCVDAQGGVERGIAFSSIVAKAFLARKRRRS, encoded by the coding sequence ATGAGGCAAAATTTGCCGGTCAACCAAACTAGTGGGGTCCCTGTGAGTTCTGTTTTGGAAAATGCGATAGTCAATTCGGCGTTATGGGCTGCCGCAGGGGACGCCCTTGGCTGGATAACGGAGCTCGCAGATAGCCGAGCCGTCCGTCGTCGCGCCGGAGCCGAGATGGTCCACGAACCGATTGAATGGAAGCGGAAGATCGGAGGGGTGAGTGGGGCGCAAGTGACCCTCCCTGCTGGCACCTACTCAGACGATACGCAGTTGCGGTTGGCGGTGTCGCGCGCAATTCGCGGGGACGGCACGTTTGACGTAGAACTGTTTGCGAAAGTCGAACTCACCGTATGGCCGGCCTACGCACTCGGCGCAGGCAGAGGAAGCAAGGCCGCTGCCGCGAATTTGGCAAAGCGCGACGTCAATTGGTTCTCCAACTTTTTCTCTAGCGGAGACCGGCGGACCTACATTGAGGGAGGCGGGAATGGCGCAGCGATGCGCATCCAACCTCATGTATGGAAATGGGGCGCCGGCACTGCACGCGAATATTTAACCGACGTAATTCGAGATTCCCTGACGACCCACGGACACATGCTAGGGGTTTGTGGTGCCGTATTTCATGCAGACTGCCTCTCCTTCGCTCTTCGCAATCGAGAGGTACCCGGACCCGAGGAATGGATGCGCTTTGTCGACGGATGGGCCGACATTGAGGACATCGTCAACGAAGACTACCAACTCGGGCGATTCTGGCTATCCGCTTGGGAACAGGCGAGCAACGTCAAGCTTCGCGCAGCAATCGAGTCTGTGTCGAAAGAAACCCAACAGTACATCCTGAAACTTCGAGAGCTGTCTCCGAACTGGGGAAGAACCTACTCGGAATGCCTCAAAATAGTAGACGGATTTGGTAGCCGACAGGGCGCCGGTACAAACACCGCGTTGGCTGCGGCCTTCTTGGGATGGACTGGTCAAGATGCACCTGCCGCAGACGTATTGCGCTGCGCGGCGAATACGCTCGGGTCGGACACGGACACCATTGGGACGATGGTTGGTGCAATGCTGGGCGCTGTTTCTCAAGAAGAGCCCTCGTGGCATATTCAGGATCGCGACTATATTGCCTCTCAGGCCCGTCGAATGGCCGCTCTGGCCCGTGGGGAGGGCGATTCAAGTTTCGCTTATCCCGACCTGATAGATTGGCAGCCACCCGCAACCCAAAGCGACGCTGTAGCAGAGGTCAATGGTCGCCCCGCACTTGCTGGTCTGGGATACTTGGACTCTCGTGGAAGCAGCTGGAAGAGCGGAGATTTCGCTTATGAGTGGTTCGCCCTCGAATTCGGGCAGACGGTGCTTTGCAAGCGGCGCGCGAAAGCTCTGAAACCTATGGATGAGAAGCTGATGCCACCAGTAACTATGGAAAGCGCTGTGCCGACGACGCTTATCGCGAAAGACACATCATCTTTCGAGCGGGGTGCCAAATTCGCCAGAGATGAGCGAGTTCTCCCTGAGCGCCAACCCCACATCGAAAACAAGTCCCCGTCGCAAAGGACAAACACGCACGCTCGTCCGACGCGTGACCTGTTCGATGAAGTTGCCCCCCCGTCTGCACAGCAGCCGCAGCCTCAGTTGGTAGAGAAGGACCTCGCTAACGCATCGCCTGAAAAAACACTACCGTACGACTTAGATGCGCTTACGGACGTGGCGATACGTAGCGGCTTTGATCCAACTGTAATCGGCGAATGCCTCTTGAAGTGCGTCGATGCTCAAGGTGGCGTGGAACGCGGAATCGCTTTCTCGAGCATCGTTGCAAAAGCATTTCTTGCTAGAAAGCGCCGACGCTCATAG
- a CDS encoding DarT ssDNA thymidine ADP-ribosyltransferase family protein encodes MTDAIQQIIAQRGITEVVHFTSNHGLVGSLELGATVSRRQLPAEKHLAHILAPTSATRREAEAYFDKKEDWLDFVNLSISEINENYFRFASKRWHVGGDRWWAILSFSPAILTHDGVYFATTNNIYDLVVRQAGADGLQNLFAPSVRRKPGWTVTRKSRTDRLPTCEQAEVLYPNRLSLDYLEKIYVGTGDDHDCVSGWLNYYKRPNVQVVIDEAKFAGQPN; translated from the coding sequence ATGACCGACGCAATCCAACAAATCATCGCACAGCGCGGCATTACTGAGGTCGTGCACTTTACGTCGAACCACGGCCTCGTCGGCTCGCTTGAATTGGGTGCCACTGTATCCCGCCGCCAACTGCCTGCGGAAAAGCACCTGGCGCATATCCTGGCTCCTACATCAGCGACGCGTCGTGAAGCGGAAGCGTATTTCGATAAGAAAGAAGACTGGTTAGATTTCGTGAATCTTTCGATATCGGAGATTAACGAAAATTACTTCCGCTTTGCGTCTAAACGGTGGCACGTCGGTGGCGATCGGTGGTGGGCGATTCTGTCGTTTTCGCCCGCGATCTTGACGCACGACGGCGTCTACTTCGCGACCACCAATAACATCTACGACCTCGTGGTACGTCAAGCTGGCGCGGATGGGCTTCAAAATCTGTTTGCACCATCGGTGAGGCGCAAGCCTGGGTGGACGGTCACACGCAAGAGTCGGACCGACCGCTTGCCGACATGCGAGCAAGCGGAGGTGCTATACCCCAACAGACTCTCACTCGACTATCTGGAGAAGATCTACGTCGGCACGGGCGACGATCATGACTGCGTTTCGGGATGGTTGAACTATTACAAACGGCCGAATGTGCAAGTGGTAATCGATGAGGCAAAATTTGCCGGTCAACCAAACTAG
- a CDS encoding 3'-5' exonuclease, with protein MLALSNRGATPEQLPIISGTRMGIEMIRGAAGSGKTSTALLRLESLAHTFVARRKRLGLAEPVKVLVLSFNRTLAGYVEHLAASQLAAFTDVTCEIDTFAAWAHRCLGAPSIIDDDEREPMLRRLGAGVALAPDALLNEIEYVCGRFRPAERANYIPLERTGRGNAQAVPRTLRPAILQVIDRFYTELAAYQGGGWLDWHLLAEQMLTIPSRQYDIVIIDEAQDFSANQIRAVRHHLSDPYCLTLVLDTAQRLYPRGYTWAETGLDLQLARYHRLRENHRNTVEIAQFAAGIVDGLAVDDDGTLPDFSAATRHGEKPLVCAGRYKNQLTFAIDWIKANVYLTTETVAFLKPRGGNWFKDIRSALNSNGLGFVTITRDRKWPTGPENIALSTMHSAKGLEFDHVIILGLNAENTPHGDGADDEELLLLRRLLAMALGRARKSVIVGYKPTEASDLVTFFKPDTFNLLAV; from the coding sequence ATGCTGGCCTTAAGTAATCGCGGCGCGACGCCTGAGCAACTGCCGATCATAAGCGGTACGCGCATGGGGATCGAAATGATCCGAGGCGCTGCAGGCAGCGGAAAGACGTCGACAGCGCTGTTGCGACTCGAATCGTTAGCCCATACCTTTGTTGCACGCCGAAAACGCCTAGGATTGGCGGAACCCGTAAAGGTCCTCGTACTTTCCTTTAACCGCACTTTGGCTGGGTATGTGGAACATCTCGCCGCCAGCCAGCTCGCGGCGTTTACCGACGTCACTTGCGAGATCGATACGTTCGCCGCTTGGGCCCATCGATGTTTGGGCGCACCATCAATCATTGACGACGACGAACGTGAACCCATGCTGCGACGTCTGGGAGCCGGTGTGGCCCTAGCCCCTGACGCCCTGCTCAACGAGATCGAGTACGTCTGCGGACGGTTTCGGCCGGCAGAACGGGCGAATTATATCCCCCTCGAGCGTACGGGGCGCGGAAATGCGCAGGCCGTCCCGCGGACACTACGTCCGGCTATCCTGCAGGTGATCGACCGTTTTTATACGGAACTCGCTGCATATCAAGGCGGTGGTTGGTTGGATTGGCATCTCTTGGCAGAACAGATGCTGACGATCCCTTCGCGCCAATATGACATTGTCATCATTGATGAAGCACAAGACTTTTCGGCGAACCAAATTCGAGCTGTGCGGCATCATCTCTCGGATCCGTATTGCCTTACGCTAGTCCTGGACACCGCACAAAGACTGTACCCAAGGGGATACACGTGGGCAGAGACTGGCTTAGATTTACAGCTCGCTCGATACCATCGGCTGCGGGAAAATCACCGCAACACGGTTGAAATTGCTCAGTTTGCCGCAGGCATTGTCGATGGCCTGGCAGTTGACGACGATGGCACTCTTCCAGATTTCTCTGCTGCTACTCGCCACGGAGAGAAACCCCTCGTCTGTGCTGGACGTTATAAAAATCAATTAACGTTCGCCATCGACTGGATTAAGGCGAATGTATATCTGACAACTGAGACGGTAGCATTTCTCAAGCCGCGCGGTGGAAACTGGTTCAAAGACATACGATCAGCGCTCAATAGCAATGGGCTTGGCTTCGTCACGATTACACGCGATCGAAAATGGCCAACTGGCCCAGAAAACATCGCGCTGTCCACGATGCACTCGGCTAAGGGCTTGGAGTTTGACCACGTCATTATTTTGGGCCTGAACGCGGAGAACACGCCGCACGGAGATGGCGCGGACGATGAAGAACTACTCTTGCTTCGCCGCCTACTAGCCATGGCTTTGGGACGGGCGCGCAAGTCAGTAATCGTAGGCTATAAACCGACCGAGGCATCTGACCTTGTGACGTTCTTCAAGCCCGACACGTTCAATCTTCTTGCTGTGTGA
- a CDS encoding PIN domain-containing protein: MSLATAGFFAAKWTQLIETEWIRSLEEQRPDLQGRLLIRRDSMREAIPDWEVPEAAWTPLIGSFTLPDPDDRHVLAAAIAGHADCIVTSNRRDFPHAIASEYGIEIVDPDRFIINQWDLDSLGAMTAFKQMRSRRRKPESTVEDFAQALERSGLPSTAQRIRDAADLL; the protein is encoded by the coding sequence TTGAGCCTCGCAACCGCTGGTTTTTTCGCAGCAAAGTGGACTCAGTTGATCGAGACTGAGTGGATTCGGTCGTTGGAGGAACAACGGCCCGATCTTCAGGGTCGGCTACTCATCCGGCGGGATAGCATGCGCGAGGCGATTCCTGATTGGGAGGTACCCGAGGCGGCTTGGACGCCCCTTATCGGGAGTTTTACCCTGCCCGATCCAGACGATCGACACGTTCTCGCTGCCGCCATTGCAGGTCATGCAGATTGCATCGTGACATCAAATCGCCGCGATTTCCCCCATGCGATTGCCTCCGAATACGGCATAGAAATTGTCGACCCCGATAGGTTCATCATTAACCAGTGGGACCTAGATTCACTCGGGGCCATGACCGCATTTAAGCAGATGCGGTCCCGTCGGCGGAAACCTGAATCGACTGTTGAAGACTTCGCCCAAGCCTTGGAGCGTAGCGGTCTCCCCTCGACAGCTCAGCGCATACGCGATGCGGCGGACTTACTTTAA
- a CDS encoding excisionase family DNA-binding protein, whose translation MRTVDRFREVTPPPMTEREVEMARVAQRCIMEALDHSRAAAITLTTDKGDHPSVDVPPAALKLIGQLLGAMSEGRSILLSPANREFTTVEAAHFLNVSRPFVIKEIEAGRLGHRMVGTHRRIAFDDLIAYRNDMRGRQTAALERMADNARDLGLDY comes from the coding sequence ATGCGAACCGTAGATCGATTCCGCGAGGTAACACCTCCACCGATGACGGAGCGTGAAGTAGAAATGGCGCGCGTCGCACAGCGATGCATCATGGAGGCGCTCGATCATTCTCGTGCAGCCGCAATCACGCTCACAACCGACAAGGGTGATCACCCGTCTGTTGACGTCCCGCCCGCAGCCTTGAAGTTGATTGGTCAGTTGCTAGGGGCAATGAGCGAAGGCCGTTCGATTCTCTTGAGCCCGGCAAACCGGGAGTTCACGACTGTTGAGGCAGCGCACTTCCTTAACGTGTCACGTCCGTTTGTCATTAAGGAAATTGAAGCAGGAAGGTTAGGCCATCGGATGGTAGGAACACACCGTCGAATCGCATTCGATGACCTCATTGCTTATCGGAACGATATGCGAGGTAGGCAAACGGCTGCGCTGGAGCGCATGGCCGACAACGCTCGCGATTTGGGTCTCGATTACTGA
- a CDS encoding helix-turn-helix domain-containing protein: MEFSQRLRRLRTARGLTQLDLADAASVSVLQIRHYEAGSAYPSLSVFRRMAIALRVSTDAILFGADERGPDDALRYQFEAISRMPERVRELARELLDALIVRNQIAEKRKDKQ; the protein is encoded by the coding sequence ATGGAATTTTCACAGCGTTTGAGACGGCTCCGTACAGCACGCGGACTTACCCAACTGGATCTGGCCGATGCCGCCAGCGTTTCCGTCTTGCAAATCCGGCACTATGAAGCCGGAAGCGCCTACCCGTCGCTGAGTGTGTTTCGTCGAATGGCGATCGCGCTCAGGGTCAGCACTGATGCGATTCTCTTCGGCGCCGATGAACGCGGGCCTGACGACGCCTTGCGGTACCAGTTCGAGGCGATCTCAAGGATGCCGGAGCGTGTTCGCGAACTCGCGCGGGAGTTGCTTGACGCGCTGATCGTCAGGAATCAGATCGCGGAGAAGAGGAAAGACAAGCAGTAA
- a CDS encoding PAAR domain-containing protein, translating to MIDLIRLGDTTDHGGEVITASETMRYGGRRVARKGDLVKCPQHPEVNPNVILEGDGKITDHGVPVARQGHHATCGCSLISSTA from the coding sequence ATGATCGATCTCATTCGACTCGGCGACACCACTGACCACGGCGGCGAAGTGATCACCGCCTCCGAAACCATGCGCTACGGCGGGCGGCGTGTGGCTCGCAAGGGGGACCTCGTGAAGTGTCCCCAGCATCCCGAAGTGAATCCGAATGTGATTCTTGAAGGCGATGGCAAGATAACCGACCACGGTGTACCGGTAGCACGGCAGGGCCACCACGCGACATGCGGGTGCAGTCTGATTTCGAGCACCGCGTAA
- a CDS encoding pentapeptide repeat-containing protein — MENRPSARDERGGAPARQSRAGWQFDYAGADNQTSVGRGFGGSCFVFDRCVFDRCVFDRCVFDRCAFDRCVFDRCAFDRCAFDRCAFDRCAFDRCVFDRCTFERCVFGRCVFDNCVFDRCAFDGRTFDGRTFDGCTFDGCTFDGCTFDGRIFFDGSPFARRLFACCVLRRSI, encoded by the coding sequence ATGGAAAATCGCCCATCAGCACGGGACGAGCGTGGCGGAGCTCCGGCGCGTCAATCCCGGGCTGGATGGCAATTTGATTACGCCGGGGCAGACAATCAAACTTCCGTCGGGCGGGGCTTCGGCGGCAGCTGCTTCGTCTTCGACCGGTGCGTCTTCGACCGGTGCGTCTTCGACCGGTGCGTCTTCGACCGCTGCGCCTTCGACCGGTGCGTCTTCGACCGCTGCGCCTTCGACCGCTGCGCCTTCGACCGCTGCGCCTTCGACCGCTGCGCCTTCGACCGGTGCGTCTTCGACCGCTGCACCTTCGAGCGGTGCGTCTTCGGCCGGTGCGTCTTCGACAACTGCGTCTTCGACCGATGCGCCTTCGACGGCCGCACCTTCGACGGCCGCACCTTCGACGGCTGCACCTTCGACGGCTGCACCTTCGACGGCTGCACCTTCGACGGCCGCATCTTCTTCGACGGCAGCCCCTTCGCCCGCCGCCTCTTCGCCTGCTGCGTCCTCCGGAGATCAATCTGA
- a CDS encoding type VI secretion system Vgr family protein yields the protein MNMTELAQAIRGGLIQQDRLLKTDIPSLPGNALVPRRAVTCSELGRDFSVTLDMVSTAGDIQLKTLIAQPMTLWIQQANKSYLPINGYIHTARRLGADGSFSSYQLTFASWMHFLKFRSDMRYWQDKSVDAIIADVFNAHPQAHGQYEFALSKPLPSRSYCRQSETDWNFVHRLMEDEGLFGFWRHSEDGKAHTLVITDDLYALDAMSPSPVRFYRSGTGSEADAFTQWAGSRTLQSTLHTTRTFDYKAPPAPFNPKGTTLPTKVDQGNLPEQAEVYEYTGAYTYLNQDRGEHLSKTRLEEWESRAKRFFGVGGVRGIDAGRRFALANHPEHDRDSDREREFAAIKVLRYIENNLPLSNQEANFPHSLQNQLAQAKAGGSAEAAFKVTHEDGSAGFYLVEVEAQRVTVPYRSPFEHEKPVMQLETAIVVGPSGEEVYTDELNRIKVMFIWDRQSQGDERASCWVRVAQSDTGGGYGSVHVPRIGEEVLVGYIGGDCDRPVVLHRIYNGAVKPQWHSNGILSGYRSKEYSGAGYNEMVLDDATGQNRTKLFSSTGNSLLHLGYLIDQSGNTRGAYLGSGFDLKTDSYGAVRASRGLYVTTHPQRPNSQQLDVGEVQQQLAASESMVKAMSQASQAHQAESLGEGHDALKTFADATQSSVQGSQSGGRTAGGGTGSANAFKNPVMVLASPSGMALSTQQSVHVSSDQQTNLVSGQSTFIASGKSLVASVAEKISLFAQQAGMKLFAAKGKVEIQAQGDQMALAALKDVTVSSTDGKVVITAAKEVWIGAGGSYIQINGNGIVNGSPGSILERAASWDVPGPDSARMPLPPMPIPQNSGPYSLRFDLSGALADGEILENASYLVKVGDDSHYYGTLDADGMTGRIFTEKEESVRVSVRNGDWTHHMDTINDDLFSDGDGA from the coding sequence ATGAACATGACTGAACTGGCTCAAGCGATTCGCGGCGGCCTGATCCAGCAGGATCGCTTGCTCAAGACGGATATCCCGTCGCTGCCAGGCAATGCGCTCGTGCCACGCCGGGCCGTGACCTGTTCGGAGCTGGGCCGCGACTTCAGCGTCACTCTCGACATGGTCTCCACGGCCGGCGACATCCAGCTCAAGACGCTGATCGCGCAGCCGATGACGCTCTGGATTCAACAGGCGAACAAGTCATATCTCCCGATCAACGGCTACATCCATACCGCTCGCCGGCTTGGCGCGGACGGTAGCTTTTCGAGCTATCAACTGACCTTCGCGTCATGGATGCACTTCCTCAAATTCCGCAGCGACATGCGGTATTGGCAGGACAAAAGCGTCGACGCGATCATCGCGGACGTCTTCAATGCGCATCCGCAGGCCCATGGGCAATACGAGTTTGCGTTGTCGAAGCCGTTGCCCTCGCGCTCGTACTGCCGCCAAAGCGAAACCGACTGGAACTTCGTGCACCGCCTGATGGAAGACGAAGGACTGTTCGGCTTCTGGCGACATAGCGAAGACGGCAAGGCGCACACGCTCGTCATTACCGACGACCTGTACGCACTCGATGCAATGTCACCCAGTCCCGTCAGGTTCTACCGTTCGGGAACGGGCAGCGAAGCCGACGCATTCACGCAGTGGGCGGGTTCACGGACATTGCAGAGCACGCTGCACACGACGCGCACGTTCGACTACAAGGCGCCCCCCGCACCGTTCAATCCCAAGGGCACCACATTGCCGACGAAGGTCGACCAAGGGAATCTGCCGGAACAGGCCGAAGTCTACGAATACACCGGCGCTTACACGTATCTGAATCAGGATCGCGGCGAGCACCTTTCGAAGACTCGCCTGGAGGAATGGGAGTCGCGTGCGAAGCGATTCTTCGGCGTGGGCGGCGTTCGGGGTATCGATGCCGGAAGGCGCTTCGCGCTGGCCAACCATCCGGAGCACGACCGCGATTCGGACCGCGAACGGGAATTTGCCGCCATCAAGGTCTTGCGGTACATCGAGAACAACCTGCCGCTATCGAACCAGGAAGCGAACTTCCCGCACAGTCTGCAGAACCAGTTGGCGCAAGCCAAAGCCGGCGGCTCGGCAGAAGCCGCGTTCAAGGTCACGCATGAAGATGGCTCGGCGGGTTTCTACCTGGTCGAAGTCGAGGCGCAGCGCGTGACCGTGCCGTATCGGAGTCCTTTCGAACACGAGAAGCCCGTGATGCAGCTCGAGACGGCCATCGTGGTCGGTCCGAGCGGCGAAGAGGTCTATACGGACGAGCTGAACCGGATCAAGGTGATGTTCATCTGGGATCGGCAGAGCCAGGGCGACGAGCGCGCGTCGTGCTGGGTGCGCGTCGCGCAATCGGATACCGGTGGCGGCTACGGCAGCGTACACGTTCCGAGAATCGGTGAAGAGGTGCTCGTCGGTTACATCGGCGGGGACTGTGACAGGCCGGTCGTCCTGCATCGCATTTACAACGGCGCGGTCAAGCCGCAGTGGCACAGCAACGGCATCCTGTCGGGCTACCGGTCGAAAGAGTACTCGGGCGCCGGCTATAACGAAATGGTCCTCGACGATGCGACGGGGCAAAATCGCACCAAATTGTTCAGCAGTACAGGAAACAGCCTGCTTCACCTGGGGTACCTGATCGACCAGAGCGGCAACACGCGCGGCGCATATCTTGGCTCCGGTTTCGACCTGAAGACGGATTCGTACGGTGCCGTGCGTGCTTCGCGGGGGCTGTACGTGACGACGCATCCGCAGCGGCCGAACAGCCAGCAGCTCGACGTGGGCGAGGTGCAGCAGCAGCTCGCCGCCTCCGAGAGCATGGTCAAGGCGATGTCGCAGGCGAGCCAGGCGCATCAGGCTGAGAGCCTCGGCGAGGGTCACGATGCGCTGAAGACATTCGCCGATGCGACGCAGAGCAGCGTGCAAGGCTCGCAGTCCGGTGGCAGAACGGCGGGAGGCGGCACGGGTAGCGCGAACGCATTCAAGAATCCGGTCATGGTGCTGGCAAGTCCATCCGGCATGGCACTGTCGACCCAGCAATCGGTGCACGTGTCGAGCGATCAGCAGACCAATCTCGTCAGCGGACAGAGCACGTTCATCGCCAGCGGCAAGTCGCTTGTGGCGAGCGTCGCGGAGAAGATCAGCCTGTTCGCGCAGCAGGCCGGGATGAAGCTGTTTGCGGCCAAAGGGAAGGTCGAGATTCAGGCGCAGGGCGACCAGATGGCCCTCGCAGCCCTGAAGGACGTCACGGTTAGCAGCACCGACGGGAAGGTCGTCATCACGGCCGCGAAGGAGGTCTGGATCGGTGCGGGCGGGTCGTACATCCAGATCAACGGCAACGGGATCGTCAATGGATCGCCGGGGTCGATCCTGGAGCGGGCTGCGAGCTGGGATGTGCCCGGGCCCGATTCGGCGCGAATGCCGTTGCCGCCGATGCCGATACCGCAGAATTCCGGACCGTACAGCTTGCGATTCGATTTGTCGGGTGCGCTCGCAGATGGAGAAATACTTGAAAACGCGTCGTACCTGGTCAAGGTCGGCGACGACTCTCACTATTACGGAACGCTCGACGCAGATGGCATGACCGGGCGAATTTTCACGGAGAAGGAAGAGTCCGTCCGGGTCAGCGTGAGAAATGGCGATTGGACTCACCATATGGACACGATCAACGATGACCTGTTTTCCGATGGAGATGGAGCATAG
- a CDS encoding EboA domain-containing protein codes for MTRLLSLASRHVRADIALDPDRDELRALKADLPRCNPEHWSLLETLRIVLLLSFPQLDEDGFPAVFEQCFRFADHGESCALYRALPLLPRGERFVSRAREGCRTNMRTVFEAVACDSSYPADYFDDLSWCQLVLKAVFIDAPLARIESFDARLSPELARMALDLADERRSAGRDVPPQLWLCLGPYAGGRGLDALRTELRSGSEQGKRGALLAFARAGALTREDPSIDSAWREHAAFIEQARKHGFSARAFHLLQPIQTRDLP; via the coding sequence ATGACCCGCTTGCTGTCGCTTGCCAGCCGCCATGTCCGCGCCGACATCGCGCTCGATCCTGATCGCGATGAGCTTCGCGCACTGAAAGCGGACCTTCCCCGTTGCAATCCCGAGCATTGGAGCCTGCTCGAAACGCTGCGCATCGTGCTGCTGCTCTCATTTCCGCAACTCGACGAGGATGGCTTCCCCGCGGTATTCGAGCAGTGTTTCCGCTTTGCCGACCACGGCGAATCGTGCGCACTCTACCGCGCGTTACCGCTGCTGCCGCGCGGCGAGCGTTTCGTCTCACGTGCGAGAGAAGGATGCCGCACCAACATGCGGACGGTGTTCGAAGCCGTTGCCTGCGACTCGAGTTACCCGGCCGACTACTTCGACGATCTGTCGTGGTGCCAGCTCGTCCTCAAGGCGGTGTTCATCGATGCACCGCTTGCTCGCATCGAATCGTTCGACGCTCGGCTATCGCCCGAGCTTGCGCGTATGGCCCTCGATCTGGCTGACGAACGTCGCAGTGCGGGACGCGACGTGCCGCCGCAATTGTGGCTTTGCCTCGGCCCTTACGCCGGCGGGCGCGGACTCGACGCCCTGAGAACGGAGCTGCGAAGCGGGAGCGAGCAGGGCAAGCGCGGCGCGCTGCTAGCCTTCGCCCGGGCAGGGGCGCTGACACGCGAGGATCCATCGATCGACTCGGCATGGCGCGAGCACGCCGCATTCATCGAGCAGGCGCGCAAACACGGCTTTTCGGCGCGCGCGTTCCACCTTCTCCAGCCCATTCAGACGAGGGACTTGCCGTGA